Proteins encoded together in one Streptomyces sp. TLI_171 window:
- a CDS encoding DUF6458 family protein, which yields MGLGGCIILLAFGAILAFGVDWHLAGVNLTVVGVVLMAAGLIGVVVYARVLGRRRYLGRAVDEVVVEEHHRDRL from the coding sequence ATGGGTCTCGGTGGCTGCATCATCCTGCTGGCTTTCGGAGCGATCCTCGCGTTCGGCGTGGACTGGCACCTGGCGGGAGTCAATCTGACGGTGGTCGGCGTCGTGCTGATGGCGGCCGGCCTGATCGGGGTCGTGGTGTACGCGCGGGTGCTCGGCCGCCGGCGCTACCTCGGCCGGGCGGTCGACGAGGTCGTGGTGGAGGAGCACCACCGCGACCGGCTGTGA
- a CDS encoding chloride channel protein: protein MTGTDVHTAPEPAPPDPAALLASPKYLVLLVFGALIGVPVAAASYFFQKGVTEVQQYTFTTLPKDLGFASAPVWWPVLPLTVSGLLVAASIRYLPGSSGHRPAEGFKQGGPVRPVDLFGIVLAAFATLGLGAVLGPEAPLIALGSGLGVLAVRLVRRDTPAQAVAVVAAAGSFAAVAALLGSPLSGAFLLMETAGIGGALLGVILVPGLLAAGIGSLIFVGLDAWTGYGTFSLTIGHIPAFTTPDGTQFLWAVAIGVCAALLGTAIRCAALLLQGLVEPRRLWATPLVGLAVAGCVIAFGEATGHGQDQVLFSGQAALPRLVGDAGSWTAGALVLLLLFKGLAYGLSLSCFRGGPVFPSLFLGAAGGMALSHLPGLPMIAGVGMGIGAMCVAMLDLPLTSVLIPSILLASDALALMPLVIVAVVVSYVLTARLAPLRRKAAPATE from the coding sequence GTGACCGGCACGGACGTCCACACCGCACCCGAACCCGCCCCGCCGGACCCGGCGGCGCTCCTCGCCTCGCCGAAGTACCTGGTCCTGCTGGTGTTCGGGGCGCTGATCGGCGTCCCCGTCGCCGCGGCCTCGTACTTCTTCCAGAAAGGCGTGACGGAGGTCCAGCAGTACACCTTCACCACCCTCCCGAAGGACCTCGGCTTCGCGAGCGCGCCGGTCTGGTGGCCGGTCCTGCCGCTGACGGTCAGCGGCCTGCTGGTCGCCGCCAGCATCCGGTACCTGCCGGGCAGCTCCGGGCACCGGCCCGCCGAAGGGTTCAAGCAGGGCGGCCCGGTCCGGCCGGTGGACCTGTTCGGCATCGTGCTGGCCGCGTTCGCCACCCTGGGCCTCGGCGCGGTGCTCGGCCCGGAGGCCCCGCTGATCGCCCTCGGCAGCGGCCTCGGCGTGCTCGCCGTCCGCCTGGTGCGCCGCGACACCCCGGCGCAGGCGGTGGCGGTGGTCGCGGCCGCCGGAAGCTTCGCCGCGGTCGCCGCCCTGCTCGGCTCGCCGCTGTCCGGCGCCTTCCTGCTGATGGAGACCGCGGGCATCGGCGGGGCCCTGCTCGGCGTCATCCTGGTGCCCGGCCTGCTGGCCGCCGGCATCGGCTCGCTGATCTTCGTCGGCCTGGACGCGTGGACCGGCTACGGCACCTTCAGCCTGACGATCGGTCACATCCCCGCCTTCACCACCCCCGACGGGACGCAGTTCCTGTGGGCGGTGGCGATCGGCGTGTGCGCCGCCCTGCTCGGCACCGCCATCAGGTGCGCGGCCCTGCTGCTGCAAGGACTGGTCGAGCCGCGCCGGCTGTGGGCCACCCCGCTGGTCGGACTCGCCGTCGCCGGCTGCGTCATCGCCTTCGGCGAGGCCACCGGCCACGGCCAGGACCAGGTGCTGTTCTCCGGGCAGGCCGCCCTGCCGCGGCTGGTCGGCGACGCCGGCAGCTGGACGGCCGGCGCCCTGGTGCTGCTGCTCCTGTTCAAGGGCCTGGCCTACGGCCTGTCGCTGAGCTGCTTCCGCGGCGGACCGGTCTTCCCCAGCCTGTTCCTCGGCGCCGCCGGCGGCATGGCGCTCTCGCACCTGCCCGGCCTGCCGATGATCGCCGGCGTCGGCATGGGCATCGGCGCGATGTGCGTCGCCATGCTCGACCTCCCGCTGACCTCGGTGCTGATCCCCAGCATCCTGCTGGCCTCCGACGCGCTGGCCCTGATGCCGCTGGTGATCGTCGCCGTGGTGGTCTCCTACGTGCTGACGGCCCGGCTCGCCCCGCTGCGCCGCAAGGCCGCCCCGGCCACGGAATGA
- a CDS encoding response regulator yields the protein MIDVLVVDDDFRVADVHAAYVAKVPGTAHSAGQALAALERTPVDLVLLDHHLPDETGLVLVRRLREAGIRCDVMMVTAARDVSTVHEAMQHGALQYLVKPFTFAGLRDKLTAYAELRHALAGPAARETSQDEVDRMFAALRTAASPAVALPKGHSAPTADLVLGALRRAGQPLSAQEVADATGLSRSTAQRYLKQLARDRRLRLSLRYGDTGRPEHEYLLAR from the coding sequence ATGATCGACGTCCTGGTGGTCGACGACGACTTCCGGGTGGCGGACGTGCACGCCGCCTACGTGGCGAAGGTCCCCGGCACCGCGCACAGCGCCGGTCAGGCCCTCGCCGCCCTGGAGCGCACCCCCGTCGACCTCGTACTGCTCGACCACCACCTGCCCGACGAGACCGGTCTCGTCCTGGTCCGCCGGCTGCGCGAAGCGGGCATCCGCTGCGACGTCATGATGGTCACCGCCGCCCGCGACGTGTCCACCGTGCACGAGGCCATGCAGCACGGCGCCCTGCAGTACCTGGTCAAGCCGTTCACCTTCGCCGGCCTGCGGGACAAGCTCACCGCCTACGCCGAGCTGCGCCACGCCCTCGCCGGACCGGCCGCCAGGGAGACCTCCCAGGACGAGGTCGACCGGATGTTCGCCGCCCTGCGCACCGCCGCCTCCCCGGCCGTCGCCCTGCCCAAGGGCCACAGCGCCCCCACCGCCGACCTGGTGCTCGGCGCGCTGCGCCGCGCCGGACAGCCGCTGTCCGCCCAGGAGGTCGCCGACGCCACCGGCCTGTCCCGCTCCACCGCCCAGCGCTACCTCAAGCAGCTGGCCCGCGACCGCCGGCTGCGGCTGTCGCTGCGCTACGGCGACACCGGCCGCCCCGAGCACGAGTACCTGCTGGCCCGTTAG